Proteins encoded by one window of Ulvibacter sp. MAR_2010_11:
- a CDS encoding energy transducer TonB — protein MKKYTYLLVLFVFCSSISQNNTSSFEKYPVFSECAKVSVDALEACFNYTLQQFVLSNFKTPEIVATENYSGSVVVFFEVDKEGTFKVLYVDGIYNELKEEAKRVFESLPKITPATYNGNPTYVQFTMPLKIPLQGISNAAFSEKVIIKTTPSEAETIETLKQEYDAIEKFPYANEEYISNINIPLSHHNYSLFDPALNRVGQNNHTAQKPFIYSEVNKYYNFEAENQKLLKNKTSWFGRKWWNEHMVTFKGDGYWFTLDPGVDLQVGKDLDSEIDTYNNTRLVYTQGGVGKSISFFAVIYESQGRFADYFNRYAESIKPDGGNPAIIPGRGIAKIFKTDSYDYPIATGHISFTPSKWFNIQLGHGKNFIGDGYRSLLMSDNASAYPFFKVNSTFWKLKYTNTWMSLRDVRSDVTLDGSFRTKYMANHYLSYNVTKRLNIGLFESVLWENDNDRGFDFNYINPVIFYRAIEFSTGSRGGNALIGLSAKYKFTDRVNAYAQLIIDEFSSSDILGGDGSYKNKTGYQLGLKYYDAFGIKNLYLHGEYNRVRPFTYSHNSVVLNYGHNNQSMAHTLGANFSEFIAIARYQQGRIFGDVKVVVAKRGLEFNTTADSFFYGGDIYGTEDDRPSDLGNELAQGNTTDFLHAEVQAGYLLNPATNLKIYGSVIFRDFKPTLNTETVFENQTTWVNFGIRTDLFNWYYDF, from the coding sequence ATGAAGAAATATACCTACCTTCTGGTTTTATTTGTTTTCTGCTCAAGTATCTCCCAAAACAATACCTCTAGTTTTGAAAAATACCCTGTTTTTAGCGAATGTGCCAAGGTTTCCGTTGATGCTCTGGAAGCCTGTTTTAATTATACGTTACAACAGTTTGTACTTTCAAATTTTAAAACCCCCGAAATTGTTGCTACTGAAAATTATTCCGGAAGTGTGGTGGTATTTTTTGAAGTAGATAAGGAAGGTACCTTTAAAGTTTTATATGTGGACGGAATATACAACGAACTAAAAGAGGAAGCCAAAAGAGTCTTTGAGTCCTTACCGAAAATTACACCGGCCACTTACAACGGCAATCCTACCTACGTTCAGTTTACCATGCCTTTAAAAATTCCGCTTCAGGGAATTTCAAATGCAGCTTTTTCTGAAAAAGTTATCATAAAAACTACCCCTTCAGAAGCCGAGACTATTGAAACATTAAAGCAGGAATACGATGCTATTGAGAAATTTCCCTATGCCAACGAAGAGTACATCAGCAATATAAATATTCCGCTGTCACATCATAACTACAGTCTTTTTGATCCCGCTTTAAACCGAGTGGGACAAAACAATCATACGGCGCAAAAGCCTTTTATTTACAGTGAAGTGAATAAATATTACAACTTTGAAGCCGAAAACCAAAAACTGTTGAAAAACAAAACTTCCTGGTTCGGAAGAAAATGGTGGAACGAACATATGGTTACCTTTAAAGGGGATGGCTATTGGTTTACCTTAGACCCCGGGGTAGATCTGCAGGTGGGAAAAGATCTGGATTCCGAAATTGACACCTATAACAATACGCGTTTGGTGTATACACAGGGTGGGGTTGGAAAAAGCATCAGCTTTTTTGCAGTGATTTATGAAAGTCAGGGGCGATTTGCAGACTATTTTAACCGATATGCCGAATCCATAAAACCCGATGGGGGAAACCCGGCAATTATTCCGGGAAGAGGAATTGCAAAAATATTTAAAACCGATTCGTACGATTATCCAATCGCAACGGGGCATATTTCATTTACACCTTCCAAATGGTTTAACATACAGTTAGGGCATGGGAAGAACTTTATTGGCGATGGATATCGATCGTTATTGATGAGTGATAATGCGAGCGCGTATCCTTTTTTTAAGGTGAATTCGACCTTTTGGAAATTAAAATATACCAATACGTGGATGTCGTTACGTGATGTTCGTTCCGATGTTACGCTGGATGGTTCCTTCCGCACAAAATACATGGCAAATCATTATTTAAGCTACAATGTTACCAAACGATTAAATATTGGTCTGTTCGAATCGGTACTGTGGGAAAATGACAATGACAGAGGATTTGATTTCAACTATATAAACCCTGTTATTTTTTATCGCGCCATCGAGTTTTCTACCGGCTCACGAGGGGGAAATGCGTTAATCGGACTAAGCGCCAAGTATAAATTTACGGATAGGGTGAATGCCTATGCACAACTAATTATCGACGAATTTTCTTCAAGTGATATCCTTGGCGGTGATGGCAGCTACAAAAACAAGACAGGTTATCAATTAGGGCTAAAATACTACGATGCCTTTGGGATAAAGAATCTTTACCTGCATGGAGAGTACAACAGGGTGCGCCCGTTTACCTATTCGCACAACAGTGTGGTGCTAAATTACGGACATAATAATCAGTCTATGGCTCATACCCTTGGTGCAAATTTTTCAGAATTTATTGCCATTGCTCGTTACCAGCAGGGCAGAATTTTTGGAGACGTTAAAGTAGTTGTTGCCAAGCGTGGACTGGAGTTTAACACTACAGCCGATTCCTTCTTTTACGGGGGAGATATTTATGGAACCGAAGATGATCGTCCTTCAGATCTTGGAAATGAATTGGCTCAGGGTAATACCACCGACTTTCTTCACGCTGAAGTGCAGGCAGGATATTTGTTAAATCCGGCAACCAATTTAAAGATATACGGAAGTGTAATTTTCAGAGATTTTAAACCAACACTAAACACCGAAACAGTCTTTGAAAATCAGACAACCTGGGTAAACTTTGGTATAAGAACCGATTTGTTTAACTGGTATTACGATTTTTAA
- a CDS encoding MBL fold metallo-hydrolase: protein MHYKIIVSLIAFFSLFSVLAQKTDGGDKVQFKMINVNKDIYMLQGKGGNIGLSFGHDGVFMIDDQFADLSEDILKEIAKVDKKPIQFLINTHMHGDHTGGNANMVEAGAIIVAQDNVRTRLQETIIKAEDKARGDTKILPTITFAQDMTFYFNGEKIMIFHVHDAHTDGDAVVYFTQSNVIHTGDVFFKDRYPYIDLNNGGTVQGYMAALEKIALLADDDTKIIPGHGDIGTKKDLEAMASMLGNIYRRVTHHYTNHKTKAEIIAMRDFTKPFDDLGFGNGFISTEKMLEIMYDDVEKIKGKIDKRNMEERLQEELMKQQENKGGKGE, encoded by the coding sequence ATGCACTACAAAATAATAGTATCTCTTATTGCTTTTTTTAGTTTATTTTCTGTTTTAGCACAGAAGACAGACGGAGGAGATAAAGTTCAATTTAAAATGATCAACGTCAACAAAGATATTTATATGCTTCAGGGCAAGGGAGGCAATATTGGTTTAAGCTTCGGACACGATGGTGTTTTTATGATTGACGATCAATTTGCCGATTTAAGTGAGGATATTCTTAAGGAAATAGCCAAAGTGGATAAAAAACCCATTCAGTTTTTAATTAATACCCATATGCATGGAGACCATACCGGTGGAAATGCAAACATGGTAGAAGCAGGAGCAATTATTGTAGCACAGGATAATGTGAGAACCCGATTGCAAGAAACAATAATAAAAGCCGAAGACAAGGCAAGAGGAGATACCAAAATTTTGCCGACCATTACGTTTGCACAAGACATGACCTTCTATTTTAATGGCGAAAAAATCATGATTTTTCATGTTCATGATGCACACACCGATGGAGATGCCGTCGTCTATTTTACCCAAAGTAATGTGATTCACACCGGAGATGTTTTCTTTAAAGATCGTTACCCCTACATCGATTTAAATAATGGGGGAACTGTACAAGGTTACATGGCAGCTCTGGAGAAAATAGCATTACTCGCCGATGATGATACTAAAATTATTCCCGGACATGGAGATATCGGCACGAAGAAGGATTTAGAGGCAATGGCAAGCATGCTGGGTAATATTTACAGACGCGTAACGCATCATTATACCAATCACAAAACGAAAGCAGAGATAATTGCAATGCGCGACTTTACAAAACCTTTCGACGATTTAGGCTTTGGAAATGGATTTATAAGCACCGAAAAGATGTTGGAAATAATGTATGATGATGTGGAAAAAATTAAAGGTAAGATTGACAAACGGAATATGGAGGAGCGCCTTCAGGAGGAATTAATGAAGCAACAGGAGAACAAAGGCGGTAAAGGAGAATAA
- the cyoE gene encoding heme o synthase: MSVTQSQSIPHSIVRNFTEITKVRLSVSVVFSSVAGYLLGAEFIDFYILFLLCVGGYCMVGASNVYNQIIERDLDALMDRTKNRPIPAGRMSVPHAFILASVLTIVGIAVLYSINPQTAMFGAISIFMYVSLYTPLKTKTPLAVFVGAFPGAIPFMLGWVAATNDFGIEPGTLFMIQFFWQFPHFWAIGWFLYDDYKKGGFYMLPNGKRDKGTAIQVVLYSVWTVLASLMPAMGVTGKLYITPVSAVLIAILGIGLIYYAVRLYKEKTEKIAKQLMLASVSYITLLQVIYVVDKFIR; encoded by the coding sequence TTGTCTGTAACACAATCGCAATCCATTCCGCACTCCATTGTCAGGAATTTTACCGAGATTACAAAAGTGCGCTTGTCTGTAAGTGTTGTGTTTTCATCTGTTGCCGGATATCTTTTAGGGGCTGAATTTATAGACTTTTATATATTATTTCTGCTATGCGTGGGAGGATATTGCATGGTAGGAGCTTCTAATGTATACAACCAAATTATTGAACGCGATTTGGATGCCTTGATGGATCGTACCAAAAACCGACCTATTCCGGCCGGAAGAATGAGCGTACCTCATGCGTTTATTCTTGCCAGTGTCTTAACTATTGTGGGGATTGCGGTACTTTATAGTATAAATCCGCAGACCGCCATGTTTGGGGCAATTTCTATCTTTATGTATGTGAGTTTATACACGCCGTTAAAAACAAAGACTCCCCTTGCGGTATTTGTTGGTGCCTTTCCCGGAGCCATTCCATTTATGTTGGGGTGGGTAGCCGCTACCAACGATTTTGGCATAGAGCCAGGCACCTTGTTTATGATTCAATTTTTCTGGCAATTCCCACACTTTTGGGCTATTGGATGGTTCTTATACGATGACTATAAAAAAGGAGGTTTTTATATGCTTCCCAATGGAAAGCGAGATAAAGGAACTGCCATTCAGGTGGTTTTATACTCGGTTTGGACGGTTTTGGCTTCTTTAATGCCTGCAATGGGAGTCACTGGAAAACTATATATTACCCCTGTTTCAGCAGTACTAATAGCAATCTTGGGGATTGGACTTATCTATTATGCTGTTCGATTGTATAAAGAAAAAACCGAAAAAATCGCAAAGCAACTCATGTTGGCAAGCGTGAGTTACATTACATTGCTGCAAGTGATTTATGTAGTGGATAAATTTATAAGATAA
- a CDS encoding cytochrome c oxidase subunit 3 gives MKDTERPEEEKIYRAKKMMLWFGIISLSMSFAGLTSAYVVSKERPDWLTDFEIPQAFYISLAVIVLSSITVHFAKITVQKEKNRTGMLLLVATFLLGGIFVWLQFLGFSQIIANGYYFTGSESSITTSFIYLVVIMHLAHISVGLLSLLVVIYNHYKLKYTKGKTLGIELAATFWHFVDILWIYLFLFFYFVR, from the coding sequence ATGAAGGACACCGAAAGACCCGAAGAAGAAAAAATATACCGTGCTAAAAAAATGATGCTGTGGTTTGGTATCATTAGTTTGTCCATGAGCTTTGCAGGACTTACAAGTGCTTACGTGGTAAGTAAGGAGCGCCCCGATTGGTTGACCGATTTTGAAATTCCCCAAGCGTTTTATATCAGTTTAGCAGTAATAGTTTTAAGTAGTATTACTGTGCATTTTGCTAAGATTACAGTGCAAAAGGAGAAAAATCGAACTGGGATGTTACTGCTCGTTGCTACCTTTCTTTTAGGAGGCATTTTTGTATGGCTTCAATTTTTGGGATTTTCACAAATTATTGCGAACGGGTATTATTTTACGGGAAGCGAAAGTTCTATTACCACTTCCTTTATATATCTGGTTGTAATTATGCACTTGGCACATATTAGTGTGGGGTTGCTATCGCTATTAGTTGTAATTTATAATCATTATAAACTAAAGTATACTAAAGGTAAAACTCTTGGAATAGAACTTGCTGCCACTTTTTGGCATTTCGTTGATATTCTGTGGATTTATCTGTTTTTATTTTTCTATTTTGTGAGATAA
- a CDS encoding cytochrome c oxidase subunit 3 has protein sequence MEATVAKTGTEGKTWGGGNQPLNASYGKMMMWFFIVSDALTFSGFLASYGFSRFKFIDAWPIADQVFTHFPFLHGVDAPMYYVAFMTFILIFSSVTMVLAVDAGHKMQKNKVIIYLFFTIIGGAIFVGSQAWEWATFIKGDYGAIETKGGKIVQFLNTDGKRVAIADFAIDLPSTHETHVEGNGVWFLSEETQTTYTFEEVKAGFLANEDLLVRTQYLDEHGEPTVLSRAESIDKVVNDGKLVVEGANLKHNEYGTPLFADFFFFITGFHGFHVFSGVIFNIIIFFNVIIGTYERRGSYEMVEKVGLYWHFVDLVWVFVFTFFYLV, from the coding sequence ATGGAAGCTACTGTTGCTAAAACAGGTACCGAAGGAAAAACCTGGGGTGGTGGAAACCAACCATTAAACGCCAGCTACGGGAAAATGATGATGTGGTTTTTCATCGTTTCAGATGCCTTAACGTTTTCGGGATTCTTAGCCTCATATGGCTTTTCACGATTTAAATTTATTGATGCCTGGCCAATAGCCGATCAAGTGTTTACTCACTTTCCGTTTTTACATGGTGTAGATGCACCTATGTACTATGTGGCATTCATGACTTTTATCCTTATTTTCTCTTCTGTAACCATGGTACTTGCTGTAGATGCAGGTCACAAAATGCAAAAGAACAAAGTAATCATCTACCTGTTCTTTACCATTATTGGTGGTGCAATATTCGTGGGTTCACAAGCCTGGGAATGGGCCACCTTTATCAAAGGAGATTATGGTGCTATTGAGACCAAAGGAGGTAAGATCGTTCAGTTTTTAAATACTGATGGCAAACGTGTTGCCATTGCAGACTTTGCCATCGATTTACCCTCTACACACGAAACGCATGTTGAAGGAAACGGTGTTTGGTTTCTTTCTGAGGAAACTCAGACAACCTATACATTCGAAGAGGTAAAAGCCGGATTTTTAGCCAACGAAGATTTGTTGGTGCGCACACAATACCTCGATGAACACGGAGAACCTACTGTGCTTTCCAGAGCCGAGTCTATCGACAAAGTAGTGAATGATGGAAAGCTCGTGGTTGAAGGTGCTAATCTGAAACATAACGAATATGGGACCCCTTTGTTCGCCGACTTCTTTTTCTTTATTACAGGATTTCACGGATTCCACGTATTCTCGGGAGTAATTTTTAATATCATCATCTTCTTTAATGTAATTATTGGAACCTATGAGCGAAGAGGAAGTTACGAAATGGTTGAAAAAGTCGGGTTGTACTGGCACTTTGTAGATTTGGTTTGGGTATTTGTATTTACCTTCTTTTACCTTGTTTAA
- a CDS encoding cytochrome C oxidase subunit IV family protein, which yields MAHDHKLEIFRGLIKFKSNEAKIWGVFTFLSIVTIIEVALGIIKPEVLIDNRFLAMKYLNWIFIILTLVKAYYITWDFMHMRDEKKSLRRSVVWTAIFLICYLVLILLIEGDYIFDIYKSGFVKFDF from the coding sequence ATGGCACACGATCATAAATTAGAAATTTTCAGAGGACTTATTAAGTTTAAGTCGAACGAAGCCAAAATTTGGGGAGTTTTTACATTCCTTTCTATTGTTACCATTATTGAAGTAGCCCTGGGTATTATAAAGCCGGAGGTATTAATCGATAATAGGTTTTTGGCAATGAAATACCTAAACTGGATATTCATTATTCTTACACTGGTAAAAGCATATTACATTACCTGGGATTTCATGCACATGCGTGACGAAAAGAAATCCTTACGACGATCGGTGGTCTGGACGGCGATTTTCCTTATTTGTTATTTGGTGTTGATTTTACTCATAGAAGGAGACTATATTTTTGATATCTATAAAAGCGGATTTGTAAAATTCGATTTTTAA
- a CDS encoding SCO family protein — translation MKNYSYIGISFIILLFGIWAVPKIVDHFSEPDLVTIGRVPDFSFTNQDGKTITNATYEGKVYIAEFFFTTCPSICPIMNRNMVKIQNEFYGNPKLGIASFSIDPEHDTPKVLKDYAESYGITNPHWNLLTGEKDKIFQLANSGFNLYVGEAAETEGGFEHSGFFALIDQEGNIRSRIDENDNPVIYYDGLEAEGIQMLIEDIKKLL, via the coding sequence ATGAAAAACTATTCGTACATCGGAATCTCTTTTATCATTCTATTATTCGGGATATGGGCTGTCCCAAAAATTGTAGACCATTTTTCTGAACCCGATCTGGTGACTATTGGTAGGGTACCCGATTTCAGTTTTACAAATCAGGATGGAAAGACAATTACCAATGCCACTTATGAAGGAAAGGTATATATAGCCGAATTTTTCTTTACCACCTGTCCTTCCATTTGCCCCATCATGAACCGAAATATGGTCAAAATTCAAAACGAATTTTACGGGAATCCTAAGCTTGGAATTGCTTCCTTTAGTATCGATCCCGAACACGATACCCCAAAAGTGTTGAAGGATTACGCTGAAAGTTACGGGATAACCAATCCGCATTGGAATTTGCTCACCGGTGAAAAAGACAAAATCTTCCAGCTGGCAAACTCAGGTTTTAATTTATATGTGGGCGAGGCCGCCGAGACAGAAGGTGGCTTTGAACATTCCGGTTTTTTTGCCTTAATAGATCAGGAAGGGAATATTCGATCTCGTATCGACGAGAATGACAATCCGGTAATCTATTACGACGGTTTGGAAGCCGAAGGTATTCAAATGCTTATTGAAGACATCAAAAAACTGCTGTAA
- a CDS encoding DUF420 domain-containing protein, which translates to MSENNSEVSTKKYTVWIWILSIVIPVAVAVLFTIRIPGVERLGFLPPIYASINALTAILLIAAVIQIKKGNRILHERLMKTCIVLSVLFLLMYIAYHMTSDATKFGGEGIIKYVYYFILLTHILLSIVVIPFVLVTYVRAISGNFYKHKKIARITFPLWLYVAITGVLVYLMIAPYY; encoded by the coding sequence ATGTCAGAAAATAATTCAGAAGTTTCCACAAAAAAGTATACTGTATGGATTTGGATACTTTCTATCGTAATTCCTGTTGCTGTAGCGGTATTGTTTACCATTCGTATTCCCGGAGTGGAACGGCTTGGTTTTCTACCGCCTATTTACGCCTCTATCAACGCACTTACGGCAATTTTATTGATTGCGGCAGTCATTCAGATTAAAAAGGGAAATAGAATTCTGCACGAACGATTAATGAAAACCTGTATTGTGCTTTCGGTCCTTTTTCTGCTCATGTACATCGCCTACCACATGACCTCCGATGCAACCAAATTTGGAGGGGAGGGTATCATCAAATACGTTTATTATTTTATCTTATTAACACATATATTGCTCTCTATTGTTGTTATTCCATTTGTGTTAGTTACCTATGTGAGAGCGATTTCGGGCAATTTTTACAAACATAAAAAGATCGCCAGAATTACGTTTCCTCTTTGGCTGTATGTTGCCATCACCGGGGTGCTGGTATATCTAATGATTGCACCCTATTATTAA